The genomic DNA GTATTTTCCTTTTTTGCGGTTTATCATTGTTATCTTGATGATACTTTCGCTTGCTGGACCGGGCACACAATCTAGTCTACTACCAGATGAAAAGAACGGAGTCGATATGATGATCGCTATTGACGTTTCAGGCTCCATGGTTAGAAGCAATGATTTTCTACCTAAAAATAGACTCGAAGTCTCGAAAGACTTAATTAAAAACTTCATCAAAAAGCGAATCAATGATAGAATGGGACTTGTTGTCTTTGGAGGAGCGGCTTATTTGCAGTCGCCGCTCACGAATGATATTGAATCTCTCGTAGAAGTGGTTTCCGAAATTAACCAGAGCACAGTAGACGAGCAGGGGACTGCTATTGGAGATTCAATTATTCTTTCTACGTATCGATTGAAAAACTCGAAGGCTAGATCGAAGGTGATGATTGTAATTACAGATGGCGTTTCGAACACAGGAAAAATTGATCCAATTACAGCGGCGGATACTGCTGATAAGTTTGGAATTAAAATTTATACGATCGGAATTGGAAAAGATTTGCAAGGAGAATTTGAAACTGACTTTGATAGCTTGCAACAGATCGCAGAAAAAACAGATGGACTTTTTTATCGGGCAACGGATTCGAACGAGTTTGCGGAAGTTCTCAATTCCATTGACACCTTAGAAAAAGACAATCTCAACGTGAAGCCAAGGATTTTTGTAGAGCCTCACTATATGTATTTTCTACTTCCTGCAATTCTTCTTTTAGTTTTTGATTTTCTGATTCGAAGTTTCTATCTCAGGTATTATATATGAAAAATTTGGACTTCTATCATTTACTCCTTCTTATCCTCCTTGTTGCATCAGTGGGAGTTTACATATTCTATAAAATTAAACAGAGAATGGATATTGATACATTTATCAAGGTCTACCCGGGAGTTAAGGCTAAGATGAGTATGCCGCCGAATTGGCTTCTTAGTATTCGATATACTCTCTATGTCATCGTGACTATTCTATTAGTGATTGCGATATTAAATCCTTCCTTCTCTGAGGAAGCAGGCGTGGAAGAAAAATCTGTTTCCGGAGTAGACATTGTATTTTTAGTAGATGTGAGTCTTTCTATGAATGCGACAGACGCTCTACCGAATCGACTTTCTAAATTCAAAGAGACCGTCTTACGCCAATTACCCGCTCTCAATGGAAATCGTCTCGGAATCATTGCCTTTGCGGGAGTTCCTTTTTTGTATTGTCCTATGACAACAGACATTGCGGCATTTTCGGATTATGTGCGTGGTCTTGATGTAGACATGATTCCCAACACAGGCACGAATTTAAAAAGAGCCTTCGGGAAAGCAGAAGAAATTTTTAAATCAGGCAAGGTCTTGCGAAATAAAGTATTGATATTAGTAACTGACGGCGAAGACATAAAGGAAGCACACCATCCAAAATAGATGCTGATATTTTAATCTGGGGAGTCGGAACAGAAGAGGGGGGAAATATTTTTTACAAAGACGAGCAGACTGGTGTATCGGGCTTTGTCACTCGCACAGGAAATTTAGTCAGCGACAAGTCCAACCCAGAATTAATCCGCACTAAACTAGATGAAGAGTTTCTATTAGAACTTGCAGCAATCCAAAAAGCGGATTACACCAATATATCTGCAAACCCTGCGAGCGCCGACAACCTGCTGCAAAAAATTAACTCCATGAATAAAAACACATCCTCTAAATTATCCAACCTATTTAAGAAAGATGGTTACCAATTTTTTCTTTTCCCTGCTGTTTTTCTTTTACTTCTTGATATGAGTTTGTTGGAATTTTTATTTAAGAAGTATACTGTCATTTCGAACCGAGCCTAAGCGAGCGTGAGAAATCTATCTGACAAAAGAACGGTAGTTTTAAGCAAGATAGACCTCTGACGGTGATGCTGTTCGAGGTGACAGGAGAATAAAGAAATGATGAATACTTGGCTAATAGTAATTATCCTAGCTATCGGAGTCGTTATTAATTGTTTTCCTAAAGAAAATATTATTATAAAATCCAAAAAAATAGTTTTAGACAAAGCTACTTTGTCAATGAAACAGGATGATTTTATTGAAGTAGATGAAGAAGATTTGAGTTATTGGAGATCTATAGATAGAAAGTTTAATTTTTTCAGAATACAGTTCAAAGATGTTTCGAAATCTTATCGGGAATATGACTACGAAGTCAAAGGCGTTAAGTATAAAAAGATTTTTGTATGTTTGAATTTTGATGATTGGCGAGAGCGAAGATTTTTTTTATGGAGTCTATTTCGGGATTATGAAGAAGAGATTAACTCTATGGTAAATATTACAGTTGTTCTCAGAAGT from Leptospiraceae bacterium includes the following:
- a CDS encoding VWA domain-containing protein, producing the protein MKNLDFYHLLLLILLVASVGVYIFYKIKQRMDIDTFIKVYPGVKAKMSMPPNWLLSIRYTLYVIVTILLVIAILNPSFSEEAGVEEKSVSGVDIVFLVDVSLSMNATDALPNRLSKFKETVLRQLPALNGNRLGIIAFAGVPFLYCPMTTDIAAFSDYVRGLDVDMIPNTGTNLKRAFGKAEEIFKSGKVLRNKVLILVTDGEDIKEAHHPK
- a CDS encoding VWA domain-containing protein, with protein sequence MNYFERPELLYLIPFVLVYAFFFWKMNFHENKMRLSIGIQADTVKFPILETVKKYFPFLRFIIVILMILSLAGPGTQSSLLPDEKNGVDMMIAIDVSGSMVRSNDFLPKNRLEVSKDLIKNFIKKRINDRMGLVVFGGAAYLQSPLTNDIESLVEVVSEINQSTVDEQGTAIGDSIILSTYRLKNSKARSKVMIVITDGVSNTGKIDPITAADTADKFGIKIYTIGIGKDLQGEFETDFDSLQQIAEKTDGLFYRATDSNEFAEVLNSIDTLEKDNLNVKPRIFVEPHYMYFLLPAILLLVFDFLIRSFYLRYYI